One part of the Glycine soja cultivar W05 chromosome 11, ASM419377v2, whole genome shotgun sequence genome encodes these proteins:
- the LOC114375894 gene encoding hsp70-Hsp90 organizing protein 3-like, whose amino-acid sequence MADEAKAKGNAAFSSGDYPAAIHHFSDAIALAPTNHVLYSNRSAAYASLQNYTDALADAKKTVELKPDWSKGYSRLGAAHLGLSQYGDAVSAYEKGLKIDPNNEPLKSGLADAQKALAAASRPRSSAANPFGDAFSGPEMWARLTADPTTRAYLQQPDFVKMMQDIQRDPNNLNLHLKDQRIMQALGVLLNVKIQTPPTGADTDMPDSPSPSAAASERKRAAEAEPAKQPESEPEPEPESMELTGEEKGAKQRKAEALKEKDAGNAAYKKKDFDTAIQHYTKALELDDEDISYLTNRAAVYLEMGKYEECIKDCDKAVERGRELRSDFKMIARALTRKGNALVKLAKCSKDYEPAIETYQKALTEHRNPDTLKKLNEAEKAKKELEQQEYFDPKLADEEREKGNEFFKQQKYPEAVKHYTESIRRNPKDPRAYSNRAACYTKLGAMPEGLKDAEKCIELDPTFVKGYTRKGAVQYFMKEYEKSLETYREGLKYDSNNQELLEGIRTCIQQINKASRGDLSPEELKERQAKAMQDPEIQNILQDPVMRQVLIDFQENPKAAQEHTKNPMVMNKIQKLVSAGIVQMK is encoded by the exons ATGGCCGACGAAGCCAAAGCCAAAGGCAACGCAGCCTTCTCCTCCGGCGACTACCCCGCCGCAATTCACCACTTCTCCgacgccatcgccttggccccCACCAACCACGTCCTCTATTCCAATCGATCCGCCGCATACGCTTCTCTCCAAAACTACACCGATGCCTTAGCCGATGCTAAGAAGACCGTTGAACTCAAGCCCGACTGGTCCAAGGGCTACAGCCGTCTCGGCGCTGCGCATCTTGGCCTTTCCCAATACGGCGACGCCGTTTCCGCTTACGAAAAGGGACTCAAAATCGACCCTAATAACGAGCCCCTCAAGTCGGGTTTGGCCGATGCGCAGAAGGCCCTGGCCGCGGCCTCTAGGCCCCGCTCCTCGGCTGCTAATCCTTTTGGTGACGCTTTCTCTGGGCCTGAGATGTGGGCCCGTCTCACGGCGGACCCCACCACTAGGGCTTACCTTCAACAGCCAGATTTCGTGAAGATGATGCAGGATATCCAGAGAGATCCTAACAACCTCAACTTGCACTTGAAGGACCAGAGAATCATGCAGGCCCTAGGGGTTTTGCTCAACGTCAAGATTCAAACACCTCCCACGGGGGCTGACACCGATATGCCGGATTCTCCGTCGCCCTCTGCGGCCGCGTCTGAGAGGAAGAGAGCTGCGGAAGCTGAGCCTGCAAAGCAGCCCGAGTCTGAACCCGAGCCCGAGCCCGAGTCCATGGAATTGACTGGGGAGGAGAAGGGCGCGAAGCAGAGAAAGGCCGAGGCTCTGAAGGAAAAGGATGCGGGAAATGCAGCTTATAAGAAGAAGGATTTTGATACCGCGATTCAACATTACACAAAGGCTTTGGAGTTGGATGATGAGGATATTTCGTATCTCACTAACCGCGCTGCTGTCTACTTGGAAATGGGAAAG taTGAGGAATGCATAAAAGATTGTGACAAGGCTGTTGAAAGAGGAAGAGAACTAAGATCAGATTTTAAGATGATAGCAAGAGCTTTGACAAGGAAAGGAAATGCCTTGGTGAAATTGGCGAAGTGCTCAAAGGATTATGAGCCTGCCATTGAGACATACCAGAAAGCACTCACCGAGCACCGCAACCCTGACACTTTAAAGAAACTTAATGAAGCCGAAAAGGCAAAGAAAGAACTAGAACAACAGGAATATTTTGATCCAAAGTTGGCTgatgaggagagagaaaaag GAAACGAATTCTTCAAGCAGCAGAAGTATCCTGAGGCTGTGAAGCATTACACAGAGTCTATACGAAGAAATCCAAAAGATCCTAGG GCTTATAGTAACAGAGCAGCATGCTACACTAAACTGGGGGCAATGCCTGAAGGTTTAAAGGATGCAGAGAAGTGTATTGAACTTGATCCAACCTTCGTAAAGGGTTATACCAGGAAAGGTGCAGTCCAGTATTTCATGAAGGAATACGAGAAGTCTTTGGAGACATATAGGGAGGGGTTGAAATATGACTCTAACAACCAGGAGTTGCTTGAAGGCATTAGAAC ATGCATACAACAAATTAACAAGGCTAGCCGTGGAGACTTAAGTCCTGAGGAATTGAAGGAGAGACAG GCCAAGGCAATGCAGGATCCCGAAATTCAAAACATCCTTCAAGACCCTGTTATGAGACAG GTATTGATTGATTTCCAAGAAAATCCCAAGGCTGCACAGGAACACACGAAGAATCCAATGGTGATGAACAAGATCCAAAAGCTGGTCAGTGCTGGAATTGTCCAAATGAAGTAA
- the LOC114373523 gene encoding thylakoid lumenal protein TL20.3, chloroplastic isoform X1, whose translation MMALNSLSPLSINSLHVSSSSTSKISHSHSKSFPVVVCQINSNRDHRQESTKWGKVVSATLAAAVIAFSSDMSALADLNKFEAEMRGEFGIGSAAQFGSADLRKAVHVNENFRRANFTAADMRESDFSGSTFNGAYLEKAVAYKANFSGADLSDTLMDRMVLNEANLTNAILLRTVLTRSDLGGAIIEGADFSDAVLDLPQKQALCKYASGTNPVTGVSTRVSLGCGNKRRNAYGSPSSPLLSAPPQKLLDRDGFCDDATGLCDAK comes from the exons ATGATGGCGCTCAATTCATTGTCACCACTTTCAATTAATTCTCTTCACGTATCTTCAAGCTCAACTTCAAAGATTTCGCATTCTCATTCCAAGTCCTTTCCCGTCGTTGTGTGCCAAATTAACTCAAACAGAGATCATCGTCAAG AATCCACAAAATGGGGAAAAGTGGTTTCGGCCACGTTGGCGGCTGCTGTTATTGCCTTCAGCTCTGACATGTCTGCCCTTGCTGATCTCAACAAATTTGAGGCTGAAATGAGGGGTGAATTTGGAATAGGATCGGCTGCGCAGTTTGGCTCTGCTGACCTCAG GAAAGCGGTGCATGTCAATGAAAATTTCAG AAGAGCCAATTTCACAGCTGCTGATATGAGAGAATCTGATTTTAGTGGTTCAACTTTCAATGGTGCATACCTTGAGAAAGCTGTTGCATACAAGGCAAACTTTTCAG GTGCTGATTTAAGTGATACATTGATGGATCGCATG GTTCTAAATGAAGCCAATCTCACTAATGCCATTCTCCTTAGAACAGTCCTCACACGGAGTGACCTTGGGGGAGCCATCATCGAAGGTGCTGACTTTAGTGATGCTGTGTTGGATCTTCCTCAAAAGCAG GCGCTATGCAAGTATGCTAGTGGCACAAATCCTGTGACAGGAGTAAGCACAAGAGTAAGCTTAGGTTGTGGGAACAAACGACGAAATGCATATGGCTCCCCGTCATCTCCCCTTTTAAGTGCTCCACCACAGAAACTGCTTGACCGAGacggtttttgtgatgatgcaACAGGACTTTGCGATGCAAAGTAG
- the LOC114374316 gene encoding uncharacterized protein LOC114374316 — protein sequence MATLSFGIATTCLSAAADYRRRSNWKWSRPRIVCVGWDPEGVLGPPQTGHLARFEFKRRLERDADAREAFQRQVREEKERRQSLRQSRPLPDTPQDLIEYFLDTEAQEIEFEIARMRPRLNEEFFAQLKFELGQLRFAVNKTQLMEDRQIELEALEKAILEGLEAYDKMQGELVKARASLTKILTSKDAKATLLEMVEKNEINRSLLALLDENIASAQKGNQKQAAEYMEKLRGAVLRYITV from the exons ATGGCCACGCTTAGCTTCGGCATCGCCACGACATGTCTGAGTGCTGCCGCTGATTATCGTAGAAGAAGCAACTGGAAATGGAGCAGACCCAGAATTGTGTGTGTTGGATGG GACCCGGAAGGCGTGCTTGGTCCACCCCAAACTGGGCACCTCGCCAGGTTCGAGTTTAAGAGGCGCCTCGAGAGAGACGCAGATGCCCGCGAAGCCTTCCAACGTCAAGTCCGTGAAGAGAAAGAACGCCGTCAATCCCTTCGACAA TCTCGTCCTCTTCCCGATACTCCGCAAGACCTCATTGAATACTTCCTTGACACTGAAGCTCAGGAGATTGAGTTTGAGATTGCAAGAATGAGACCAAG ATTGAATGAGGAATTCTTTGCGCAACTCAAATTCGAGTTAGGACAGCTTCGATTCGCTGTTAACAAAACACAG CTCATGGAGGACAGACAGATTGAGCTGGAGGCTCTAGAGAAAGCCATACTAGAAGGATTAG AAGCCTATGATAAGATGCAAGGTGAACTCGTAAAAGCCAGGGCAAGCCTAACCAAAATCTTGACATCAAAGGATGCCAAAGCAACT TTGCTGGAGATGgttgaaaagaatgaaattaatagaTCTTTATTGGCACTTCTAGATGAAAACATAGCAAGTGCACAAAAGGGCAACCAG AAACAGGCTGCAGAATATATGGAGAAGCTCCGCGGGGCTGTTCTTCGGTACATTACAGTTTAG
- the LOC114373523 gene encoding thylakoid lumenal protein TL20.3, chloroplastic isoform X2, translating to MMALNSLSPLSINSLHVSSSSTSKISHSHSKSFPVVVCQINSNRDHRQESTKWGKVVSATLAAAVIAFSSDMSALADLNKFEAEMRGEFGIGSAAQFGSADLRKAVHVNENFRRANFTAADMRESDFSGSTFNGAYLEKAVAYKANFSGADLSDTLMDRMSSHGVTLGEPSSKVLTLVMLCWIFLKSRRYASMLVAQIL from the exons ATGATGGCGCTCAATTCATTGTCACCACTTTCAATTAATTCTCTTCACGTATCTTCAAGCTCAACTTCAAAGATTTCGCATTCTCATTCCAAGTCCTTTCCCGTCGTTGTGTGCCAAATTAACTCAAACAGAGATCATCGTCAAG AATCCACAAAATGGGGAAAAGTGGTTTCGGCCACGTTGGCGGCTGCTGTTATTGCCTTCAGCTCTGACATGTCTGCCCTTGCTGATCTCAACAAATTTGAGGCTGAAATGAGGGGTGAATTTGGAATAGGATCGGCTGCGCAGTTTGGCTCTGCTGACCTCAG GAAAGCGGTGCATGTCAATGAAAATTTCAG AAGAGCCAATTTCACAGCTGCTGATATGAGAGAATCTGATTTTAGTGGTTCAACTTTCAATGGTGCATACCTTGAGAAAGCTGTTGCATACAAGGCAAACTTTTCAG GTGCTGATTTAAGTGATACATTGATGGATCGCATG TCCTCACACGGAGTGACCTTGGGGGAGCCATCATCGAAGGTGCTGACTTTAGTGATGCTGTGTTGGATCTTCCTCAAAAGCAG GCGCTATGCAAGTATGCTAGTGGCACAAATCCTGTGA
- the LOC114375724 gene encoding NAC domain-containing protein 7-like, producing the protein MNTFSHVPPGFRFHPTDEELVDYYLRKKVASKRIDLDIIKDVDLYKIEPWDLQELCKIGSDEENEWYFFSHKDKKYPTGTRTNRATKAGFWKATGRDKAIHSSPRHFLIGMRKTLVFYKGRAPNGQKSDWIMHEYRLETNQNGTTQEEGWVVCRVFKKRMTTVRKMGEYESPCWYDDPAVSFMQELESPSRISNPYASYHQHYPFKKELELQFNIPHDAFLQLPQLESPKVPQSSTSLNCSQVIPYGYGSNNNGNALQSLSLTQEEHIKQHCQQQSLQFPYGSNDQAVDPATDWRVLDKFVASQLSHDQHFSKETSYSKVAEQIKLLANGCTKTEIGQEMASTSTLPPPVARLTCGNESL; encoded by the exons ATGAATACTTTTTCACATGTTCCTCCTGGCTTTCGCTTCCATCCCACCGATGAAGAACTTGTTGATTACTATCTTAGGAAAAAGGTAGCTTCTAAAAGGATTGATCTAGATATCATAAAAGATGTCGATCTCTATAAAATCGAGCCATGGGATCTTCAAG AATTATGCAAAATAGGAAGCgatgaagaaaatgaatggtATTTCTTTAGTCATAAAGACAAGAAGTACCCCACTGGGACTCGTACCAATAGAGCTACAAAGGCAGGGTTCTGGAAGGCTACAGGAAGGGACAAGGCAATTCACTCTAGCCCTAGGCATTTCCTTATTGGCATGAGAAAGACTCTCGTCTTTTACAAAGGACGAGCCCCCAATGGACAGAAATCTGACTGGATCATGCATGAATACCGCCTAGAAACTAATCAAAATGGAACTACTCag GAAGAAGGCTGGGTTGTATGTAGAGTGTTCAAAAAACGAATGACAACAGTGAGGAAAATGGGGGAGTATGAGTCACCATGTTGGTATGATGACCCAGCTGTCTCATTCATGCAAGAGCTTGAATCCCCAAGCAGAATTTCTAACCCTTATGCATCATACCACCAGCACTACCCTTTCAAGAAGGAGTTGGAATTGCAATTCAATATACCCCATGATGCTTTCCTCCAACTTCCACAGCTAGAGAGTCCCAAAGTTCCTCAATCTTCAACCAGTTTGAATTGTAGCCAAGTTATCCCATATGGCTATGGTAGCAATAATAATGGCAATGCTTTGCAGTCATTGTCACTCACGCAAGaggaacacataaaacaacatTGCCAGCAACAAAGTCTGCAATTTCCGTATGGTAGCAATGATCAAGCAGTGGACCCTGCTACGGATTGGAGAGTACTTGACAAATTTGTGGCTTCTCAGCTCAGTCACGATCAACATTTTTCCAAGGAAACAAGTTATTCCAAAGTGGCCGAACAAATTAAGTTGCTAGCAAACGGATGCACAAAAACGGAGATTGGCCAGGAGATGGCTTCAACTTCCACCCTTCCACCTCCAGTTGCCAGATTGACCTGTGGAAATGAAAGTTTATAG